A region of Marinifilum sp. JC120 DNA encodes the following proteins:
- a CDS encoding response regulator: MSKILVIDDEKATLNMFKMLLTVYGHEVLTAENGEEGISVFDTEKPDLVMTDIKMPGMDGLQVLGKIKSISPDSEVIVITGHGDMDLAIKALNLDATDFLNKPVKREELEKALQLSADRIKFARSRQRDINLTLEDDLAVINITGNLTSKSEGLLLDVFDEALATAKGNFLLIFEEKSSINGAAMDSLFKLVEKARTRGCGVHIAGLSENFRSVLHSMGVTQMASVYETEAEARRSL, encoded by the coding sequence GTGAGCAAGATTCTTGTAATTGATGATGAAAAAGCAACTTTGAACATGTTCAAGATGCTTCTTACTGTCTACGGGCACGAGGTCCTTACTGCTGAGAATGGCGAGGAAGGGATCAGCGTTTTTGATACCGAGAAGCCAGATTTGGTCATGACCGACATAAAGATGCCGGGCATGGACGGCTTGCAGGTGCTGGGAAAAATCAAGTCCATTTCACCGGATTCCGAGGTAATTGTGATTACTGGGCACGGGGATATGGATCTTGCCATCAAGGCTCTCAATCTTGATGCCACGGATTTTCTAAACAAGCCGGTAAAGCGTGAAGAACTTGAAAAGGCCTTGCAGCTTTCAGCGGACAGGATCAAATTTGCCCGCAGCAGGCAGAGAGATATCAATCTGACCCTTGAAGATGATCTGGCGGTGATCAACATCACTGGAAACCTGACTTCCAAGTCAGAAGGGCTGTTGCTGGATGTTTTTGATGAAGCCCTTGCCACTGCCAAAGGTAATTTCCTGCTTATTTTTGAGGAAAAGTCCTCCATCAACGGAGCGGCTATGGATTCCCTCTTTAAGCTGGTGGAAAAGGCCCGCACCCGTGGATGTGGGGTGCACATAGCAGGCCTTTCCGAAAATTTTCGTTCCGTGCTCCATTCTATGGGCGTCACCCAGATGGCGTCTGTTTATGAGACGGAAGCGGAGGCGCGGCGGAGTTTGTAG
- a CDS encoding FAD-binding oxidoreductase → MPQLGPHISIPAEALLQRVLGLDPFEFKGWPEDVRTLAESIAAELFLVRYNPFIDPELVRKSVSRTLTLARPTLSGEYPQRLTRSVENFWLKQDADTEFRDRFVEKMKEILPEHCIGLDPHTVVQSATDATDLRIELPIAVLFPEDTEQVRAIVRLANEMQFGLIPRGGGTGATGGAIPALDRTAVLSLARFKKILSVDTDSMTLCAQAGVITLDAINAADKKGVLFTVDPASKAGSSLGGNISENSGGPFAFEYGCTIDNIISYKMVMPKGELVEVRRKGHPGHKIFANEDATFEIYDSKDRLTDTIELTAEEIRTTGLGKDVTNKYLGGLPGVQKEGVDGVITECCFALYPKPSNSRVLCLEFFGRSMRNAMLVIKDVVALRDTIREEGDLVKISALEEFGPKYVQAIKYVKKSEKYEGDPISVLILQLDSDDEAALQSAVDTILSIAQPYDGVDIFAARNEKEAELFWEDRHKLSAIAKRTSGFKVNEDIVIPLEVIPDFSDFLEDLNLIYLAKIYRRSLLSIKELQGFPIEEPKVELALERTTNILKGKITGKDMSDQELEGQVYYLFQELRDEFPKLDSKINKILKKLKEQRIIIANHMHAGDGNCHVNIPVNSNDPDMLHSAHEAVDDVFKKVLELKGEVSGEHGIGITKIDYLSEEKIEAIKAYKLKVDPLNILNPGKLTRRNLPSPAYTFSFNRLINDLNKTAIKDKEHLMELLQNIQTCTRCGKCKQVCPMFFPEQGLMYHPRNKNIALGALIEAIYYSQVQRGEPSPDLMTRLRKIMEHCTACGRCTSVCPIKIDSAGAALQIRSFLEYKGTGGHPIKNAVLGFVAKDPQSRLPKAAKFLSLSAGLQAKAVGLVPGHWRRRMESPMLHSKTPAMDFKNLSETINLDKGSMFLQNTPAPDSVYYFPGCGASLFSKDIGMATLYLLLKSGVNVIMPAKHLCCGYPLLASGCVEAYNTNRHRNISDIQYRIAKASIAGMKVSTLITACGTCRESLESYEFKELGHEIQRKDAMQYLLSNPGNLNFNTVNTTQDVIYHASCHTEWTDVKKNKAPEMYRKAVADLLGAEVTLSPGCCGESGLGSITSPEIFNKLRDRKGGQLKNDLQGHGKETPVLVGCPSCKVGIKRNMDTLKKQNRVLHTVEYMAELIGGPKWRKDFKKELERATRQDELVLI, encoded by the coding sequence ATGCCTCAATTAGGTCCTCATATTTCCATTCCCGCCGAAGCACTCCTGCAACGAGTACTCGGCCTTGATCCCTTTGAATTCAAAGGCTGGCCCGAAGATGTGCGCACCCTTGCGGAAAGCATCGCAGCGGAGCTTTTCCTTGTGCGTTATAACCCGTTCATCGACCCTGAACTGGTCCGCAAATCAGTGTCCCGCACCCTGACCCTTGCCCGCCCGACTCTTTCCGGCGAGTATCCTCAGCGTTTGACTCGCTCTGTGGAAAATTTCTGGCTCAAGCAGGATGCAGACACAGAATTCCGGGACAGATTCGTTGAAAAGATGAAAGAGATCCTGCCCGAACACTGTATCGGACTTGATCCGCATACAGTTGTGCAATCCGCAACCGACGCCACTGACCTGCGTATCGAACTGCCCATCGCGGTTCTCTTTCCTGAAGATACCGAGCAGGTCCGGGCTATTGTGCGCCTTGCCAATGAAATGCAGTTCGGCCTGATCCCGCGCGGCGGTGGAACCGGTGCAACCGGGGGCGCAATCCCGGCCCTTGACCGTACAGCCGTGCTTTCCCTTGCCCGCTTCAAGAAAATCCTGAGCGTGGATACCGACTCCATGACCCTCTGCGCACAGGCCGGGGTCATCACCCTTGATGCCATCAATGCTGCGGACAAGAAAGGCGTGCTTTTCACCGTAGACCCGGCATCAAAGGCAGGCTCATCTCTTGGCGGTAATATTTCTGAAAACTCCGGCGGTCCTTTTGCCTTTGAATACGGCTGCACCATCGATAATATCATCAGCTATAAGATGGTTATGCCCAAGGGCGAACTCGTCGAGGTACGCCGCAAGGGCCATCCCGGGCACAAGATTTTCGCCAACGAAGACGCAACCTTTGAGATCTACGACTCCAAAGACCGCCTCACCGACACCATTGAACTTACTGCCGAAGAAATCCGTACCACCGGACTCGGTAAGGACGTAACCAACAAATACCTCGGCGGACTGCCCGGAGTACAGAAAGAAGGGGTCGACGGCGTCATCACTGAATGCTGCTTCGCCCTTTACCCTAAGCCGAGTAACTCCCGTGTGCTCTGTCTTGAATTCTTCGGACGTTCCATGCGTAACGCCATGCTGGTCATCAAGGATGTAGTCGCACTGCGCGATACCATCCGCGAGGAAGGCGATCTTGTAAAAATCTCTGCGCTGGAAGAATTCGGTCCCAAGTACGTACAGGCCATTAAGTACGTTAAAAAATCCGAAAAATACGAAGGCGACCCCATTTCCGTTCTCATCCTGCAACTGGATTCCGATGATGAAGCCGCCCTGCAAAGCGCGGTGGATACCATTCTTTCCATTGCCCAGCCCTACGACGGGGTGGACATCTTTGCCGCCCGCAATGAGAAAGAGGCGGAACTTTTCTGGGAAGACCGCCACAAACTTTCCGCAATCGCGAAACGTACTTCCGGCTTCAAGGTTAACGAAGATATCGTTATCCCCCTTGAAGTTATCCCGGACTTCTCGGATTTCCTTGAAGATCTGAACTTGATCTATCTGGCAAAAATATACCGCCGTTCCCTGCTCTCCATCAAGGAGTTGCAAGGATTCCCCATTGAGGAACCCAAAGTTGAACTGGCCCTTGAACGGACCACCAACATCCTCAAAGGAAAAATAACCGGTAAGGATATGAGTGATCAGGAACTGGAAGGACAGGTTTACTACCTCTTTCAGGAACTGCGCGACGAGTTTCCCAAGCTGGATTCCAAAATCAACAAAATTCTCAAGAAGCTCAAGGAACAGCGCATCATCATCGCCAACCACATGCACGCTGGTGACGGTAACTGCCATGTGAACATTCCGGTCAACTCCAATGACCCGGATATGCTGCACAGTGCCCATGAGGCAGTTGATGATGTGTTCAAAAAAGTCCTTGAACTTAAAGGGGAAGTCTCCGGTGAGCACGGTATCGGTATCACCAAAATCGATTACCTTTCCGAGGAAAAGATCGAGGCCATCAAAGCATACAAGCTCAAGGTGGACCCGCTCAATATCCTCAACCCCGGTAAGTTGACCCGCAGAAATCTTCCTTCTCCGGCATACACATTCTCGTTCAACAGGCTCATCAACGACCTGAACAAGACTGCCATCAAGGATAAAGAACACCTGATGGAACTGCTCCAGAACATCCAGACCTGTACCCGTTGCGGAAAATGCAAACAGGTCTGCCCCATGTTTTTCCCGGAGCAGGGACTCATGTACCATCCGAGGAACAAGAACATCGCACTTGGTGCGCTCATTGAAGCCATCTACTATTCACAGGTCCAGCGCGGTGAACCTTCCCCGGATCTCATGACCAGACTCAGGAAAATCATGGAGCACTGCACCGCCTGTGGTCGTTGTACCTCGGTCTGCCCCATCAAGATTGATTCTGCTGGAGCTGCACTCCAGATCCGTTCTTTCCTTGAATACAAAGGAACCGGAGGGCATCCGATTAAGAATGCAGTACTCGGTTTTGTCGCCAAGGATCCACAAAGCAGACTGCCCAAGGCAGCCAAATTCCTGTCTCTGTCCGCAGGGTTGCAGGCTAAAGCCGTGGGACTTGTTCCCGGCCACTGGCGCAGGCGCATGGAATCGCCCATGCTGCACAGCAAGACTCCGGCCATGGATTTCAAGAACCTGTCTGAGACCATCAATCTCGATAAGGGTTCCATGTTCCTTCAGAACACCCCTGCCCCGGACAGTGTTTACTACTTCCCCGGCTGCGGCGCGTCCCTGTTCTCTAAGGATATCGGTATGGCAACCCTATACCTGCTGCTCAAATCCGGTGTGAATGTGATCATGCCGGCCAAGCATCTTTGCTGCGGTTATCCGCTGCTGGCAAGCGGCTGCGTGGAAGCATACAACACTAACCGCCACCGCAATATCAGCGACATTCAGTACCGCATCGCCAAGGCGTCCATTGCGGGGATGAAGGTTTCCACCCTGATTACCGCCTGCGGAACCTGCCGCGAATCACTTGAATCATACGAATTCAAGGAACTGGGACATGAAATTCAGCGCAAGGATGCCATGCAATACCTGCTCAGTAATCCGGGCAATCTCAATTTCAATACCGTCAATACGACACAGGATGTAATTTACCATGCCTCCTGCCATACCGAATGGACTGACGTGAAAAAGAACAAGGCCCCGGAAATGTACCGCAAAGCAGTTGCGGACTTGCTCGGTGCTGAGGTAACACTCTCACCCGGCTGTTGCGGCGAATCCGGCCTCGGGTCCATCACCAGCCCTGAAATCTTCAATAAGCTGCGTGACCGCAAGGGCGGACAGCTCAAGAATGATCTTCAAGGACACGGCAAGGAAACCCCGGTACTGGTCGGCTGCCCATCTTGTAAAGTTGGGATCAAACGCAACATGGATACCCTTAAAAAGCAAAACCGTGTTCTCCATACTGTGGAATACATGGCCGAACTTATCGGCGGTCCCAAGTGGCGCAAGGATTTCAAGAAAGAACTTGAACGCGCTACCCGTCAGGATGAACTTGTTTTAATTTAG
- the mltG gene encoding endolytic transglycosylase MltG, whose protein sequence is MPTIAFGCMALMLVAGWFMYRNWTFLNLPPEMEGREILFTVEPGQPLWTIASDLAKAGLITDVKQFRQYAQAQDKASKVRAGEFSLWSNMTAPQVLETLTTSSGILHKFSVREGLTWWATAARADKSGLTEYGAFKKAVSDPALLAKYQIPAKNAEGYLFPETYLLTRPKNETGKVMVETMLKEFRKAANKAWDGKLPSPQEIHKTVILASLVEKETGDVSERRTIAGVFANRLNKGYLLQCDPTIIYGLGETFDGNLRKKHLTDKSNPYNSYKHRGLPPGPICSPGLDSLKAALNPEKHSYLYFVAKGDGSHYFSKSLKEHNAAVKKYQLRRNRDTYRSYN, encoded by the coding sequence ATGCCCACCATCGCCTTCGGGTGTATGGCTCTAATGCTGGTGGCGGGCTGGTTCATGTACCGCAACTGGACCTTTCTTAATCTCCCTCCCGAGATGGAAGGCCGTGAGATTCTTTTTACCGTGGAACCGGGCCAGCCCCTGTGGACTATTGCCAGCGACCTTGCCAAGGCCGGGCTGATAACCGACGTCAAGCAGTTCCGCCAATACGCGCAGGCGCAGGACAAAGCATCCAAGGTCCGGGCCGGGGAATTCAGCCTCTGGTCAAATATGACCGCTCCGCAGGTACTTGAAACCCTGACCACTTCTTCCGGCATACTGCATAAATTTTCCGTACGCGAAGGCCTCACTTGGTGGGCCACAGCTGCAAGAGCGGACAAATCCGGGCTGACCGAATACGGAGCATTCAAAAAAGCTGTTTCCGATCCGGCCCTGCTGGCAAAATATCAAATCCCGGCAAAAAATGCCGAAGGTTATCTTTTCCCGGAAACCTACCTGCTGACCCGACCCAAAAACGAAACCGGAAAAGTCATGGTGGAAACCATGCTCAAGGAATTCCGCAAAGCTGCCAACAAGGCATGGGACGGTAAATTACCCTCCCCGCAGGAAATCCATAAAACAGTAATCCTTGCTTCCTTAGTGGAAAAAGAAACTGGGGATGTAAGCGAGAGGCGCACCATTGCCGGAGTCTTCGCCAACCGCCTGAACAAGGGCTACCTGCTGCAATGCGATCCGACCATCATCTACGGTCTGGGTGAAACTTTTGACGGCAATCTGCGTAAGAAACACCTGACCGACAAATCCAACCCCTACAACTCGTACAAACACCGGGGATTACCCCCCGGCCCCATCTGCTCTCCGGGCCTCGACTCGCTCAAAGCAGCCCTCAACCCGGAAAAGCATTCGTACCTATATTTCGTTGCCAAGGGGGACGGCTCGCACTATTTCAGCAAATCCCTCAAAGAGCACAACGCAGCTGTTAAAAAATATCAGTTGCGCCGGAATCGGGATACCTACCGGTCGTATAATTAA
- the ruvX gene encoding Holliday junction resolvase RuvX yields MKVLGIDFGTKRVGLAISDPDQIFAFPYKVMERTTRDVMFSELLEIIENEKVGDIVIGLPLSLDGEDTLTTRQVRNFAASLERRVDLPIHLVDERLSSIAAEDELKEAGLWDRKRKKNLDSQAAKIILETWLARA; encoded by the coding sequence ATGAAAGTACTGGGCATAGACTTTGGTACAAAGCGCGTGGGCTTGGCGATCAGTGATCCTGATCAAATCTTTGCATTTCCATATAAAGTAATGGAACGCACCACCCGCGATGTGATGTTCTCGGAGTTGCTTGAAATTATAGAAAATGAAAAGGTCGGTGACATTGTCATCGGCCTTCCCCTTTCTTTGGACGGGGAAGACACCTTGACCACTCGGCAGGTGCGCAATTTTGCGGCCTCGCTGGAAAGAAGGGTTGACTTGCCCATTCATCTTGTGGATGAAAGACTTAGCTCAATTGCAGCGGAAGACGAACTCAAGGAGGCCGGACTTTGGGACCGGAAAAGAAAGAAGAATCTGGACAGCCAGGCAGCGAAAATAATTCTGGAAACGTGGCTCGCCCGAGCATAG